One segment of Mycolicibacterium sp. YH-1 DNA contains the following:
- a CDS encoding WhiB family transcriptional regulator — protein MDWRHNAVCRDEDPELFFPVGNSGPALAQIADAKLVCNRCPVTTECLTWALDSGQDAGVWGAMSEDERRALKRRNARTKTRTSV, from the coding sequence ATGGATTGGCGGCATAATGCGGTCTGTCGTGACGAGGATCCGGAACTGTTCTTCCCCGTGGGGAACAGCGGCCCGGCACTCGCACAGATCGCCGACGCGAAGCTCGTCTGCAACCGCTGCCCAGTGACGACCGAGTGCCTGACCTGGGCATTGGACTCCGGCCAGGACGCCGGCGTTTGGGGCGCCATGAGCGAGGACGAGCGCCGCGCACTCAAGCGGCGCAATGCGCGGACGAAGACCCGCACCAGCGTCTAA
- a CDS encoding 50S ribosomal protein bL37, translating into MAKRGRKKRDRKHSKANHGKRPNA; encoded by the coding sequence ATGGCCAAGCGAGGCCGCAAGAAGCGTGACCGTAAGCATTCGAAGGCCAACCACGGCAAGCGTCCCAACGCTTGA
- a CDS encoding biotin/lipoyl-binding carrier protein: MAEDVRAEIVASVLEVVVSEGDQIGEGDTLVLLESMKMEIPVLAEVAGTVTSVSVSVGDVIQAGDLIAVIG; encoded by the coding sequence ATGGCCGAGGACGTTCGCGCGGAGATCGTGGCCAGTGTGCTTGAGGTCGTGGTGAGCGAGGGCGATCAGATCGGCGAGGGAGACACCCTGGTGCTCCTGGAGTCCATGAAAATGGAGATTCCGGTGCTCGCCGAGGTCGCGGGCACGGTGACGTCGGTCAGCGTGTCGGTGGGCGACGTCATCCAGGCCGGCGACCTCATCGCCGTGATCGGCTAG
- a CDS encoding sensor histidine kinase: protein MSTLGDLLAEHTVLPGNAVDHLHAVVSEWQLLADLSFADYLMWVRRDDGVLVCVAQVRPNTAPTVLLADAVGTESDADVMPVVAAAFRSGHIGRESDVTQGVSHDGSWLNVEAVPVQHGNQVVAVLTHQTALADRRKASPLERAYQDCARNLLHMLSEGTFPNVGDLATSRSSPRVGDGFIRLDVNGNVAFASPNAISAYHRMGLAAELEAHNLVAVTRPLIGDPFEAQELADHVRDSLDGGSSMRMEVDAGGATVLFRTLPLVVHGSAAGAAVLIRDVTEVKRRDRALLSKDATIREIHHRVKNNLQTVAALLRLQARRTNNAEGREALIESVRRVSSIALVHDALSMSVDEEVNLDQVVDRIVPIMNDVATVDTPIRIVREGDLGVLDADRATAMVMVITELVQNAIEHAYDSNTGEGSVTIRAERSARWLDVVVHDDGRGLPDGFSLEKSDRLGLQIVRTLVSAELDGSLGMHQAPDGGTDVVLRVPIGRRTRLQQ, encoded by the coding sequence GTGTCCACTCTCGGTGACCTGCTCGCCGAACACACAGTCCTGCCCGGCAACGCCGTCGATCACCTCCACGCTGTGGTGAGCGAGTGGCAACTCCTGGCCGACCTGTCCTTCGCCGACTATCTGATGTGGGTGCGCCGCGATGACGGCGTGCTGGTGTGCGTGGCTCAGGTGCGGCCCAACACGGCGCCCACCGTGCTGCTCGCCGACGCCGTGGGCACGGAGAGCGATGCCGACGTCATGCCCGTCGTCGCGGCAGCCTTCAGATCCGGTCACATCGGTCGCGAGAGCGATGTCACACAAGGGGTTTCGCACGACGGCAGCTGGCTCAACGTGGAGGCCGTACCGGTCCAGCACGGTAACCAGGTGGTCGCCGTCCTCACCCACCAAACGGCCTTGGCCGACCGCCGCAAGGCCAGCCCGCTGGAACGGGCCTACCAGGACTGCGCGCGCAACCTGCTGCACATGCTGTCGGAGGGCACCTTCCCCAATGTGGGAGACCTGGCGACGTCGCGGTCCAGCCCGCGAGTCGGCGACGGATTCATCCGCCTCGACGTGAACGGCAACGTCGCCTTCGCCAGCCCCAACGCGATCTCGGCGTACCACCGGATGGGCCTGGCGGCCGAACTCGAGGCGCACAACCTCGTCGCCGTGACGCGACCGCTGATCGGCGACCCGTTCGAGGCGCAGGAACTGGCCGACCACGTGCGGGACTCGCTGGACGGCGGCTCGAGCATGCGCATGGAGGTCGACGCAGGCGGCGCCACAGTGCTGTTTCGGACGCTGCCACTCGTGGTGCACGGTTCGGCGGCAGGCGCTGCGGTGCTGATTCGAGACGTCACCGAGGTGAAGCGGCGCGACCGCGCCCTGCTGTCCAAGGACGCCACCATCCGTGAGATCCATCACCGCGTGAAGAACAACCTGCAGACCGTTGCGGCCCTGTTGCGGCTGCAGGCGAGACGCACGAACAACGCCGAGGGGCGTGAGGCCCTGATCGAGTCGGTGCGTCGCGTGTCGTCGATCGCGCTGGTGCACGACGCCCTGTCCATGTCGGTGGACGAGGAGGTCAACCTGGACCAGGTGGTGGACCGGATCGTGCCGATCATGAACGACGTCGCGACCGTTGACACCCCGATCCGGATCGTGCGGGAGGGGGATCTCGGCGTGCTCGACGCCGATCGGGCCACCGCGATGGTCATGGTGATCACCGAGCTGGTGCAGAACGCGATTGAACACGCCTATGACTCGAACACTGGCGAGGGATCCGTGACGATTCGGGCGGAACGGTCGGCCCGGTGGCTCGATGTCGTGGTGCACGACGACGGGCGCGGTTTACCGGATGGTTTCAGCCTGGAGAAGTCCGACCGACTGGGGTTGCAGATAGTCCGGACGCTGGTGTCCGCCGAACTCGACGGCTCGCTGGGTATGCACCAGGCTCCCGATGGTGGAACGGACGTCGTGTTGCGCGTGCCGATCGGCCGAAGGACAAGACTTCAACAATAG
- the rsrA gene encoding mycothiol system anti-sigma-R factor, producing MSEDFNRPEDQTFRPPVGPVDPEHPECASVIAEVWTLLDGECTAETRDKLRHHLEECPACLRHYGVEERVKTLIANKCSGERAPEGLRQRLRIEISRTTIIRG from the coding sequence GTGAGCGAGGATTTCAATCGCCCAGAGGATCAGACCTTCCGACCGCCGGTTGGACCCGTGGATCCCGAGCACCCGGAGTGCGCATCGGTGATCGCCGAGGTCTGGACGCTGCTGGACGGTGAGTGCACCGCCGAGACGCGCGACAAACTGCGCCACCATCTCGAGGAATGCCCGGCCTGCCTGCGCCACTACGGCGTGGAGGAGCGGGTCAAGACACTGATCGCCAACAAGTGCAGTGGTGAGAGGGCGCCGGAGGGCTTACGTCAACGGCTGCGCATCGAGATCAGCCGCACCACGATCATTCGAGGCTAG